The following proteins come from a genomic window of Lolium rigidum isolate FL_2022 chromosome 5, APGP_CSIRO_Lrig_0.1, whole genome shotgun sequence:
- the LOC124658360 gene encoding polyol transporter 5-like gives MKNEQEQERELEAALLPGDGDDGKAAAAAGSAYALVCSLVASAISIVYGYNRGVMSGAQKFVQDDLGISDAQIEVLIGATSIYSLVGSLAAGWACDRAGRRRTMALSAAMFFAGSAITGAASGYAALMAGQLVAGVACGFGLVVAPVYIAEMAPAASRGFLSSIPEIAGNSGILLSYIADFALAGLPESLNWRLMIGVGAVPPLFLAVATLLAMPETPRWLVLNGHHEEARRVLTRTTGDAALADRRLQDIVSSARESPKQAVPRDGKKEARPSTSVWRELLVRPTPSVRRVLLAVLGLQFFQQASGVAALVLYAPRVFNRAGITSQHAVLGATILLGVVKTVSIVIPLFLTDRLGRRPMLLTSAGGMAVSLLVLGFSLRAAPAADAGAAWWAAATSVAAAAAFMATFSLGFGPVIWMYGSEILPLRLRAQGTGIGTAVNRVMSAVVGMTFISMYEAVGMAGSFYIFAGFAAAAWVFVYACLPETKGRSLEEMEALFDGSADSPSLMTQ, from the exons ATGAAGAATGAGCAAGAACAAGAGCGCGAGCTAGAGGCGGCGCTGCTTCCCGGCGACGGCGATGACGGGAAGGCGGCCGCCGCGGCCGGAAGCGCCTACGCGCTCGTCTGCTCCCTCGTCGCCTCCGCCATCTCCATCGTCTACGGTTACA ATCGAGGGGTGATGAGCGGGGCGCAGAAGTTCGTGCAGGATGACCTGGGCATCAGCGACGCGCAGATCGAGGTGCTCATCGGCGCCACCAGCATCTACTCGCTCGTCGGCTCGCTGGCGGCGGGGTGGGCGTGCGACCGAGCGGGCCGGCGACGCACCATGGCGCTCTCCGCGGCCATGTTCTTCGCAGGCTCCGCCATCACCGGCGCGGCGTCCGGGTACGCGGCGCTCATGGCCGGCCAGCTCGTCGCCGGCGTCGCGTGCGGGTTTGGCCTCGTCGTCGCGCCCGTCTACATCGCCGAGATGGCGCCGGCGGCGTCACGAGGATTCCTCTCCTCCATCCCCGAG ATCGCCGGCAACTCGGGCATCCTGCTCAGCTACATCGCCGACTTCGCCCTCGCCGGCCTCCCGGAGTCCCTCAACTGGCGCCTCATGATCGGCGTCGGTGCCGTCCCGCCGCTATTTCTCGCCGTGGCCACGCTGCTCGCCATGCCGGAGACCCCGCGATGGCTCGTCCTCAACGGCCACCACGAGGAAGCCCGCCGGGTCCTCACGCGCACCACCGGCGACGCGGCCCTCGCCGACCGCCGTCTCCAGGATATCGTCTCCTCCGCCCGGGAGAGCCCGAAGCAGGCCGTCCCCCGCGATGGCAAGAAGGAGGCGCGGCCGTCGACGAGCGTGTGGCGCGAGTTGCTGGTCCGGCCGACGCCGTCCGTCCGACGCGTGCTGCTCGCCGTCCTCGGCCTCCAGTTCTTCCAGCAGGCGTCCGGCGTCGCGGCGCTGGTGCTGTACGCGCCGCGGGTGTTCAACCGCGCAGGGATCACATCCCAGCACGCGGTGCTGGGCGCCACCATCCTCCTCGGCGTCGTCAAGACGGTGTCCATCGTCATCCCGCTCTTCCTCACCGACCGGCTCGGCCGGCGCCCCATGCTGCTCACGAGCGCGGGCGGCATGGCCGTGTCCCTGCTCGTGCTGGGCTTCTCCCTccgcgcggcgccggcggcggacgcGGGCGCCGCGTGGTGGGCGGCCGCGACAAGCGTGGCGGCAGCTGCGGCGTTCATGGCGACGTTCTCGCTGGGGTTTGGGCCGGTGATATGGATGTACGGGTCGGAGATCCTGCCGCTCCGGCTGCGCGCGCAGGGCACGGGCATCGGCACGGCGGTGAACCGGGTGATGAGCGCGGTGGTGGGGATGACGTTCATCTCGATGTACGAGGCGGTGGGCATGGCCGGGAGCTTCTACATCTTCGCGGGgttcgcggcggcggcctgggTGTTCGTGTACGCTTGCCTGCCGGAGACCAAGGGGAGGAGCCTCGAGGAGATGGAGGCGCTCTTCGACGGTTCCGCCGACTCACCGTCGCTGATGACGCAGTGA